One window of Microcoleus vaginatus PCC 9802 genomic DNA carries:
- a CDS encoding SGNH/GDSL hydrolase family protein, whose amino-acid sequence MSKLKNLGVNLGLTLGGLLMGVVIGEVGLRVARVEGYPKIRDFVDSAPTGFHTSDPNLGWKLKPGASGEWNGEGASLVQVNSEGLRDREHTKAKPPNTLRVAVLGDSFTEAIQVPVEQTFWSKLERKLGNCEAVKGRKNVEVMNFGVQGYGTAQQLIMLRKKVWDYSPDIVILAFFIGNDIINNSPQLEYDRYRPFFAYDASGKLVPDMSFRNLAPIDRNERAVSFVDRMPTFLVNNSRILQVIKKVDLERKKRELSQDFTALSTQNLKEPQDAAWQEAWRVTEGLIVTMRNEVVQKNADFLVVTIGDPMQVRPDAERRKNFMRKNNIQDLFYPDRRLEKLGAREGFRVLNLSEQIQGYTEKYQVCAHGFENSVPCGGHWNELGHRLASILINRNLCENLKQSQVPKKQP is encoded by the coding sequence ATGAGCAAGTTGAAAAATTTGGGTGTCAATTTAGGTTTGACACTCGGCGGTTTATTGATGGGGGTGGTAATTGGTGAAGTTGGGTTGCGAGTTGCTAGAGTTGAGGGCTATCCAAAAATAAGAGATTTCGTAGACTCGGCGCCAACTGGTTTCCACACTTCCGATCCGAATTTGGGCTGGAAGCTGAAACCGGGTGCGTCGGGGGAGTGGAATGGGGAAGGTGCGAGTCTTGTGCAGGTCAATAGCGAGGGTTTGCGCGATCGTGAACATACAAAAGCCAAACCTCCAAATACTTTGCGCGTGGCGGTTTTGGGCGATTCTTTCACCGAAGCAATTCAGGTACCTGTCGAACAAACTTTCTGGTCGAAATTGGAACGAAAGTTAGGCAACTGCGAAGCTGTTAAGGGACGCAAAAATGTTGAGGTCATGAATTTCGGGGTGCAGGGCTACGGTACTGCTCAACAATTGATAATGCTGCGAAAAAAAGTGTGGGATTACAGTCCTGATATTGTAATTCTTGCTTTTTTTATTGGTAATGATATAATTAACAATTCGCCGCAATTGGAATACGATCGCTACCGACCATTTTTTGCTTATGATGCTAGCGGCAAGTTAGTACCGGATATGTCTTTTCGCAATCTGGCGCCGATCGACCGCAACGAAAGAGCAGTTTCCTTCGTAGACCGGATGCCCACTTTTCTCGTCAACAATTCGCGCATTTTGCAGGTCATTAAAAAAGTAGACTTAGAGCGGAAAAAGCGTGAGTTATCGCAGGATTTTACCGCTTTAAGTACCCAAAACCTCAAGGAACCTCAGGATGCAGCTTGGCAAGAGGCTTGGAGGGTGACAGAGGGTTTGATTGTGACGATGCGGAATGAAGTCGTGCAGAAAAATGCTGATTTCTTGGTTGTGACGATCGGCGATCCGATGCAAGTTAGACCGGATGCCGAGAGGCGAAAAAATTTTATGAGAAAGAACAACATTCAGGATTTGTTTTATCCCGATAGGCGGCTGGAAAAATTGGGCGCGCGCGAGGGTTTTCGGGTACTAAATTTATCCGAACAGATCCAAGGTTACACTGAAAAATATCAAGTCTGCGCCCACGGTTTTGAGAACTCTGTACCCTGTGGGGGTCACTGGAATGAACTCGGGCATCGGCTGGCTAGTATCCTGATTAACAGAAATTTGTGCGAAAATTTGAAGCAGTCTCAAGTTCCCAAAAAACAACCGTAA
- a CDS encoding sxtJ: MSDEIKKLDKKGLRDFGLLIGGLIAVIFGLAVPLLRRHSLPWLPWAIGAVLIVLGLVAPKSLNPVYHAWMRFGLLLHKIQTPLVLGIVFYLIVWPMGVIKNIFGEDAMRRKLNPKMDTYRIPSKARTKVSMERPF; the protein is encoded by the coding sequence ATGAGCGACGAAATTAAAAAACTCGACAAAAAAGGCTTGCGCGATTTCGGGCTGCTAATTGGCGGCTTGATTGCAGTGATCTTCGGTTTAGCAGTACCTTTACTGCGGCGGCATTCTCTACCTTGGCTGCCCTGGGCAATCGGCGCCGTCCTAATCGTGCTAGGATTGGTTGCGCCGAAATCGCTGAATCCCGTTTATCACGCATGGATGCGGTTTGGACTGCTCCTCCACAAAATCCAAACGCCGCTCGTCTTAGGGATAGTTTTTTACCTGATAGTTTGGCCGATGGGAGTAATCAAAAATATTTTCGGCGAAGATGCAATGCGGCGAAAGCTCAATCCGAAAATGGATACTTACCGCATCCCAAGTAAAGCAAGAACAAAAGTTAGTATGGAGCGTCCTTTTTAA
- a CDS encoding NAD(+) kinase, whose amino-acid sequence MQLKQVIIAHKARDTLSQRWAEQCARQLESRGCHVLMGPSGPKDNPYPVFLASSNSPIDLAVVLGGDGTALAAARNLAADGIPILAANVGGHLGFLSESFEDFQNTEDIWDRLSEDRYAVQKRMMLQAAIFEGNRTNLEPESDRFLALNEMCVKPASADRMPSCILEMEVDGEVVDQYQGDGLIVATPTGSTCYTASANGPIMHSGMEAIAVTPICPLSLSSRAIVLPPGSVVSIWPLADYELSTKLWTDGILGTAIWPGQRVDVRRADCEAKFIILRENYSYYNTLREKLHWAGARIRYSNNHRN is encoded by the coding sequence GTGCAACTAAAACAAGTAATTATCGCCCACAAAGCCAGAGATACCCTCAGCCAGCGGTGGGCAGAACAGTGTGCCCGCCAATTAGAAAGTCGCGGGTGTCACGTTTTAATGGGGCCGAGTGGCCCGAAAGATAACCCGTATCCGGTGTTTTTAGCTTCTAGTAACAGCCCAATTGATTTAGCGGTAGTGCTGGGGGGCGACGGTACGGCCCTAGCTGCTGCGCGGAATTTGGCGGCTGACGGCATCCCGATTTTGGCAGCGAATGTGGGGGGACATCTGGGTTTTTTAAGCGAGTCTTTTGAGGATTTCCAAAATACTGAGGATATTTGGGACAGACTTTCGGAAGACAGGTATGCCGTACAGAAGCGGATGATGTTGCAGGCGGCGATTTTTGAGGGAAACAGAACTAATCTTGAACCGGAAAGCGATCGATTTTTGGCACTAAATGAAATGTGTGTCAAACCTGCTTCAGCCGATCGAATGCCGAGCTGTATTCTAGAAATGGAAGTTGACGGCGAAGTAGTCGATCAATATCAAGGCGATGGTTTAATTGTGGCAACTCCCACCGGTTCGACTTGCTACACCGCATCTGCCAACGGGCCGATTATGCACTCGGGAATGGAGGCGATCGCAGTTACTCCGATTTGCCCTTTGAGTTTATCCAGTCGGGCGATCGTCCTGCCGCCCGGTTCAGTCGTCAGCATTTGGCCTTTAGCAGATTACGAACTCAGTACAAAACTCTGGACAGACGGCATTTTGGGGACTGCAATTTGGCCAGGACAGCGCGTAGACGTGCGGAGGGCAGACTGCGAAGCCAAGTTTATTATTTTGCGGGAAAACTATTCTTATTACAACACTTTGAGGGAAAAACTTCACTGGGCAGGAGCCAGAATTCGCTATAGCAACAATCACCGCAATTAA